Proteins from one Mercurialis annua linkage group LG7, ddMerAnnu1.2, whole genome shotgun sequence genomic window:
- the LOC126654985 gene encoding patatin-like protein 3 isoform X2, whose translation MLIKLEFDQRRISLKNQPPTYGNLITVLSIDGGGIRGIIPGVILDFLESKLQEIDGEEARLADYFDVISGTSTGGLIATMLAAPNQEERPLYAAKDIVPFYLQHGPNIFPQTKGIFSGISNLGKALTGPKYDGKYLHELLRSILKDTKLNETITNLVIPAFDIKKMQPTIFSSYKVAAYPVLDAKLSDICIATSAAPTIFPAYSFKNRNSDGKLEEFHLIDGGIAASNPTLVAIGEVTKQTMNKNPDFFPIKPTDYARFLVISLGTGSSSDRNKYDSEMTSKWGVISWLFHKGDTPIIDCYSKASTDMVEYHNCVVFQALHSEDNYLRIDDDNLSGDLSSTDLSTEENMEGLVNVGKKLLKNPVCRINVETGVYEPVENGGTYEEALLRFANLLSEEKKIREARSPNTTK comes from the exons ATGCTAATCAAACTTGAATTTGACCAG AGAAGGATAAGTTTAAAAAATCAGCCTCCAACATATGGTAATCTTATTACTGTTCTTAGTATTGATGGTGGAGGAATCCGAGGAATAATTCCTGGGGtcattcttgattttcttgaatctaAACTTCAG GAGATTGATGGTGAGGAAGCAAGGCTAGCAGATTATTTCGATGTGATATCAGGAACAAGTACGGGTGGTTTGATAGCTACCATGTTAGCTGCACCAAATCAAGAGGAACGCCCACTATATGCTGCCAAAGACATTGTTCCTTTTTACCTTCAACATGGCCCTAATATTTTCCCACAAACtaa AGGAATTTTTTCTGGCATATCGAATCTCGGAAAAGCTCTCACCGGGCCAAAGTACGACGGGAAGTATCTACATGAGCTACTAAGAAGTATATTAAAAGACACAAAGTTGAACGAAACCATTACGAATTTGGTTATACCAGCTTTTGACATCAAGAAAATGCAGCCTACTATCTTCTCTTCTTACAAG GTGGCAGCTTATCCAGTTTTAGATGCTAAGCTATCAGATATATGCATAGCTACATCTGCAGCTCCAACAATATTCCCAGCTTATTCTTTCAAGAATCGAAATTCTGATGGGAAACTGGAAGAATTTCATCTTATTGATGGTGGCATAGCAGCCAGTAATCCA ACTTTGGTTGCGATTGGAGAAGTAACAAAGCAGACAATGAACAAGAACCCGGATTTCTTCCCGATCAAGCCAACGGATTATGCCCGGTTTCTGGTGATATCGCTCGGGACAGGGTCGAGCAGTGATCGGAACAAATACGATTCAGAAATGACATCAAAATGGGGAGTGATAAGCTGGTTATTTCACAAAGGAGATACTCCAATTATTGATTGCTATAGTAAAGCTAGCACCGATATGGTTGAATATCACAATTGTGTTGTTTTTCAAGCCCTTCATTCAGAAGATAACTACCTACGAATCGAT GATGATAACCTGTCGGGAGACCTGAGTTCGACGGATTTATCGACGGAAGAGAACATGGAAGGTCTTGTAAACGTGGGGAAGAAATTATTGAAGAATCCAGTTTGTCGTATAAATGTGGAAACTGGAGTGTATGAGCCGGTTGAAAATGGTGGTACTTATGAAGAAGCCCTTCtaag GTTTGCAAATTTACTTTCGGAAGAAAAGAAGATTCGAGAAGCTAGATCACCAAATACTACGAAATAA
- the LOC126654985 gene encoding patatin-like protein 3 isoform X1 translates to MLIKLEFDQLNKMQRRISLKNQPPTYGNLITVLSIDGGGIRGIIPGVILDFLESKLQEIDGEEARLADYFDVISGTSTGGLIATMLAAPNQEERPLYAAKDIVPFYLQHGPNIFPQTKGIFSGISNLGKALTGPKYDGKYLHELLRSILKDTKLNETITNLVIPAFDIKKMQPTIFSSYKVAAYPVLDAKLSDICIATSAAPTIFPAYSFKNRNSDGKLEEFHLIDGGIAASNPTLVAIGEVTKQTMNKNPDFFPIKPTDYARFLVISLGTGSSSDRNKYDSEMTSKWGVISWLFHKGDTPIIDCYSKASTDMVEYHNCVVFQALHSEDNYLRIDDDNLSGDLSSTDLSTEENMEGLVNVGKKLLKNPVCRINVETGVYEPVENGGTYEEALLRFANLLSEEKKIREARSPNTTK, encoded by the exons ATGCTAATCAAACTTGAATTTGACCAG CTAAACAAAATGCAGAGAAGGATAAGTTTAAAAAATCAGCCTCCAACATATGGTAATCTTATTACTGTTCTTAGTATTGATGGTGGAGGAATCCGAGGAATAATTCCTGGGGtcattcttgattttcttgaatctaAACTTCAG GAGATTGATGGTGAGGAAGCAAGGCTAGCAGATTATTTCGATGTGATATCAGGAACAAGTACGGGTGGTTTGATAGCTACCATGTTAGCTGCACCAAATCAAGAGGAACGCCCACTATATGCTGCCAAAGACATTGTTCCTTTTTACCTTCAACATGGCCCTAATATTTTCCCACAAACtaa AGGAATTTTTTCTGGCATATCGAATCTCGGAAAAGCTCTCACCGGGCCAAAGTACGACGGGAAGTATCTACATGAGCTACTAAGAAGTATATTAAAAGACACAAAGTTGAACGAAACCATTACGAATTTGGTTATACCAGCTTTTGACATCAAGAAAATGCAGCCTACTATCTTCTCTTCTTACAAG GTGGCAGCTTATCCAGTTTTAGATGCTAAGCTATCAGATATATGCATAGCTACATCTGCAGCTCCAACAATATTCCCAGCTTATTCTTTCAAGAATCGAAATTCTGATGGGAAACTGGAAGAATTTCATCTTATTGATGGTGGCATAGCAGCCAGTAATCCA ACTTTGGTTGCGATTGGAGAAGTAACAAAGCAGACAATGAACAAGAACCCGGATTTCTTCCCGATCAAGCCAACGGATTATGCCCGGTTTCTGGTGATATCGCTCGGGACAGGGTCGAGCAGTGATCGGAACAAATACGATTCAGAAATGACATCAAAATGGGGAGTGATAAGCTGGTTATTTCACAAAGGAGATACTCCAATTATTGATTGCTATAGTAAAGCTAGCACCGATATGGTTGAATATCACAATTGTGTTGTTTTTCAAGCCCTTCATTCAGAAGATAACTACCTACGAATCGAT GATGATAACCTGTCGGGAGACCTGAGTTCGACGGATTTATCGACGGAAGAGAACATGGAAGGTCTTGTAAACGTGGGGAAGAAATTATTGAAGAATCCAGTTTGTCGTATAAATGTGGAAACTGGAGTGTATGAGCCGGTTGAAAATGGTGGTACTTATGAAGAAGCCCTTCtaag GTTTGCAAATTTACTTTCGGAAGAAAAGAAGATTCGAGAAGCTAGATCACCAAATACTACGAAATAA